A window of the Scleropages formosus chromosome 21, fSclFor1.1, whole genome shotgun sequence genome harbors these coding sequences:
- the gucy2d gene encoding retinal guanylyl cyclase 1 — protein MASRLDSDLLYSLSHHPRLQPNTLGSPTKKRSNEGQWGKGVILDSVPSSDAPTLATRPHSWLSSWMFVPLLMATYLPCEAWGTTFKVAIVGPWTCDPLFSKALPDTAARLAMSRINKNPYLSKGYWYDYTLVNEDCKTSRALARFAELEGYGSAFLGPANPGYCTSAALLARSWNKGILSWSCLKPNMDNGMYPTFMRPMPLSSRVLFAVLRFFHWAHVAIITSEEDLWEATGQELASSLRALGLPLSTVVTMEMDKEGPRKALEEIRNAHRVRVVIMCMHSVLIGGEPQQKLLTTAMDMRMIDRGYIFIPYDTLLYALPYKDVKYPALANNTKLRKAYDSVLTVTMDSGERDFYEAFKDAQDSYEIRSSSSPEQVSPFFGSIYNMLYFLAMSVEQARLAGGRWVSGDVLAQSKGDFEFDGFNQPLFAGDYGEGMQARYVVLDTDGREPALTVTHVLEAAHTHGKFGGLKYTGRSIHFAGATPNNDPNCWFSPYIACSGGLDGVTLFLLFILFCMLVSGGVALAMDFRGRMPVGFGLGGLGGGGSSKIILTLDDLVFINTQVSKKKLNEENMAKSSLDVKTPRHSVSGRSYVASSPESSNIAVFEGDWVWLKKCPNGESILEVNRSAQAVFSKLRDMRQENLNLFLGLFFDSGIFGIVTEHCTRGSLEDLLNNEDMRLDWMFKSSLLTDLIRGMKYLHHHKIIHGRLKSRNCVVDGRFVLKVTDYGFNAIMLSQNIAMEGPRPEDQLWTAPELLRDPPLEKKGTFQADVYSFSIIMQEVISRNAPFCMLDMPAEEIVAKVRSPPPLCRPSVSVDEAPLECIQIMKQCWSEEPERRPTFEEIFKQFKSVNKGKKTNIIDSMLRMLEQYSSNLEDLIRERTEELEVERAKTENLVAQMLPRTVALALKTGKPVKPEHFDEVTLYFSDIVGFTTISALSDPIEVVDLLNDLYTLFDAIIGQHDVYKVETIGDAYMVASGVPNRNGNRHAAEVSNMSLDILHCVGAFKMRHMPDVKVKIRIGLHSGPVVAGVVGLTMPRYCLFGDTVNTASRMESTGLPYRIHLNQRTVDILHSLKLGYKVDLRGKTELKGKGVEDTYWLVGRDGFDKPLPIPPDLTPGASNHGISLDEIPADRRQRFLDRQKRMK, from the exons ATGGCATCCCGCCTGGACTCTGATCTCCTCTACAGCCTCTCCCATCACCCCCGGTTGCAGCCAAACACCTTGGGGAGCCCCACGAAAAAGAGGAGCAATGAAGGTCAATGGGGAAAGGGAGTCATCCTGGACAGTGTCCCGTCCAGTGACGCGCCCACCCTGGCAACACGCCCTCACAGTTGGTTGAGCAGCTGGATGTTTGTCCCCCTACTGATGGCCACCTACCTCCCCTGTGAAGCCTGGGGCACCACCTTCAAGGTGGCCATTGTAGGGCCTTGGACTTGTGACCCATTGTTTTCCAAGGCCCTGCCTGACACGGCAGCCCGGCTGGCGATGAGCCGCATCAACAAGAACCCTTACTTGAGCAAAGGTTATTGGTATGACTACACCCTGGTAAATGAGGACTGCAAGACGTCACGGGCGCTGGCCCGTTTTGCCGAGCTGGAGGGATATGGCTCAGCTTTCCTGGGGCCTGCTAATCCAGGCTACTGTACTTCCGCTGCCTTGCTGGCCAGGAGCTGGAACAAGGGTATACTGTCATGGTCTTGCCTCAAGCCCAACATGGACAATGGGATGTACCCCACCTTCATGCGGCCTATGCCCCTCTCGTCACGTGTGCTGTTTGCTGTGCTGCGCTTCTTCCACTGGGCACATGTAGCCATTATAACCTCAGAGGAGGACTTATGGGAGGCCACTGGGCAGGAGCTGGCCTCTTCGCTGCGGGCCCTGGGACTCCCTCTCAGCACTGTGGTCACCATGGAGATGGATAAGGAGGGACCCCGAAAAGCCTTGGAGGAAATCAGAAATGCACACCGAGTCAGAG TGGTGATAATGTGCATGCACTCAGTGCTGATTGGTGGAGAACCCCAGCAGAAGCTGCTGACCACAGCTATGGACATGCGAATGATTGACCGGGGCTACATCTTCATTCCGTACGACACCCTCCTCTATGCCTTGCCTTACAAAGATGTGAAATACCCTGCCTTGGCCAATAATACCAAGTTGCGCAAAGCGTATGATTCTGTGCTGACAGTCACTATGGACTCTGGGGAGCGTGACTTCTATGAGGCCTTCAAGGATGCCCAGGATAGCTATGAGATCCGGAGCAGCTCCTCGCCTGAGCAG GTATCTCCATTTTTCGGCTCCATCTACAACATGCTGTACTTCTTGGCCATGTCGGTGGAGCAGGCCCGGTTGGCAGGGGGCCGATGGGTCTCCGGGGATGTGCTGGCACAGAGCAAAGGCGACTTTGAGTTTGATGGCTTCAACCAGCCCCTGTTTGCTGGAGATTATGGCGAGGGCATGCAGGCGCGCTACGTGGTCCTGGACACGGATGGCCGGGAGCCTGCCCTCACCGTCACGCACGTCCTCGAGGCTGCACACACCCACGGCAAATTTGGGGGCCTCAAGTACACGGGCCGCTCCATACACTTTGCGGGTGCAACCCCGAACAATGACCCCAACTGCTGGTTCAGCCCTTACATTGCCTGCAGCGGGG GCTTGGATGGCGTCACACTTTTCCTTTTGTTCATCCTGTTCTGTATGCTAGTGAGCGGTGGAGTGGCCCTCGCTATGGATTTCAG GGGGAGAATGCCAGTAGGATTTGGGCTTGGAGGACTGGGAGGAGGTGGCTCCAGCAAAATAATACTAACTCTTGATGATCTGGTCTTCATCAACACCCAAGTTAGCAAGAAG AAGCTGAACGAAGAAAACATGGCAAAGAGCTCTCTGGATGTCAAGACTCCTCGGCATTCTGTGTCAGGACGCAGCTACGTTGCCTCCTCCCCCGAAAGTTCAAACATCGCCGTCTTTGAG GGAGACTGGGTCTGGCTGAAGAAATGTCCGAATGGAGAAAGCATACTAGAAGTCAACCGGAGTGCACAGGCCGTTTTCAGCAAG CTGCGGGACATGCGGCAGGAGAACCTGAACCTGTTCCTGGGTTTGTTCTTCGACTCGGGGATCTTTGGTATTGTGACAGAGCACTGCACCCGTGGCAGCCTGGAGGACCTGCTCAACAATGAGGATATGAGGCTTGACTGGATGTTTAAGTCTTCCTTGCTGACAGACCTCATCCGG GGTATGAAATATCTCCATCATCACAAGATTATACACGGTCGTCTCAAGTCAAGGAACTGTGTGGTGGATGGTCGGTTCGTGCTCAAGGTTACAGATTATGGCTTCAATGCGATCATGCTGTCCCAGAACATCGCCATGGAGGGTCCCAGACCTGAGG ACCAGCTGTGGACTGCCCCAGAGCTCCTAAGGGACCCTCCCCTAGAGAAGAAGGGCACCTTTCAGGCAGATGTCTACAGCTTTTCCATCATCATGCAGGAGGTCATCTCCCGAAATGCTCCTTTCTGCATGCTTGACATGCCTGCTGAGG AGATTGTGGCAAAGGTGCGGTCACCTCCACCACTATGTCGACCATCCGTGTCTGTGGATGAGGCACCGCTGGAGTGCATACAGATCATGAAGCAGTGCTGGAGTGAGGAGCCAGAAAGGAGACCCACCTTTGAGGAGATCTTCAAACAG TTTAAGagtgtaaataaaggaaaaaagacaaacatcaTAGACTCGATGCTGCGGATGCTGGAGCAGTATTCATCGAACCTGGAGGACCTGATCCGCGAAAGGACCGAGGAACTTGAAGTGGAGCGCGCTAAGACAGAAAACCTCGTAGCTCAGATGCTACCCAG GACCGTTGCCCTGGCTCTGAAGACAGGCAAACCTGTGAAGCCAGAACACTTCGACGAGGTGACGCTGTACTTCAGCGACATTGTGGGCTTCACCACCATCTCTGCCTTGAGTGACCCTATCGAGGTGGTGGACCTGCTCAATGACCTCTACACCCTTTTCGACGCCATCATTGGGCAGCATGATGTCTACAAG GTGGAGACTATCGGTGATGCTTACATGGTCGCCTCCGGGGTGCCAAATCGCAATGGCAACCGGCATGCTGCCGAGGTGTCCAACATGTCACTGGACATCTTGCACTGCGTTGGGGCCTTCAAGATGAGGCACATGCCCGACGTCAAGGTCAAGATCCGCATCGGCTTGCACTCTG GTCCAGTCGTTGCAGGGGTTGTGGGCCTCACCATGCCTCGTTACTGCCTCTTCGGAGACACAGTGAACACAGCCTCTCGGATGGAGTCCACCGGGCTGC CATACAGGATCCACTTGAACCAGAGGACAGTGGATATCCTGCACAGCCTGAAGCTGGGCTACAAAGTGGATCTCAGGGGCAAGACAGAGCTGAAG GGTAAAGGAGTCGAAGACACTTACTGGCTGGTGGGCAGAGATGGCTTTGACAAACCGCTGCCCATCCCCCCAGACCTCACCCCGGG GGCCAGCAATCATGGCATCAGCCTGGACGAGATCCCGGCAGATCGCAGGCAGAGGTTCCTCGACCGGCAGAAAAGGATGAAATAA